GTTAATAGGAGCAAGCCTAGGAGTCAGGGCAAcacagttgctcaggctggcgtGGCAGGCGTCAGCAGGTAAGCAAGCCCCAGTGGGAGGAACGCGTGGCCTCATTCAACACTGTCAGCAAGCTGAAGTCCCTGCACATTGGGAACCTGTGAGAAGAGCACCCTCACCCCCCTTTTTTCCAAACCAGTCACATCTCTCTTCACCAAAATCTTTGTGAAATTCATCATCATATAACTTCCTGAATCTAGTTAATGGTGATACTAACCAAAATTTATAGCTCAACACCCAGGCAACAGCGTATAGGATTGCAAGTGTTAGTTCCAAATATAGTGCACTTCACATCTCCAGTGAGGGAAGAACATTGAGTGAATTCATTACATGAGCCACTTAAACTGATTGAGCCAGGAACTTAAAGTCACATTCTTCAAATGTGTGCACTCCACAAAACTGGCATTTAACATCAGTAAGTCAGGCTGGAAAACATTCATGAACCAGTGACTCTAAACAAGGAAGAAACACTTCTCAAGGTATGCATTTGCCAGCTGTTACTTTTTTCACAAGTAGTCTTTGGTGATTAGCTTCATGACTTAGGACACGGGTGGCAGCTCTGAGCATGGCACATTTAGTTTCATACAGCAAAGACTGAAAACATGTGGCAGTGGTTACATGGTCAGACAAGTGAAGGAGGCACAGCCTATCTTCATtactaaaaatattcaaaatgcatAGAGTATAAAAAGGTAGAGGAGTTTGTAAGAAGAGtcactttttttccttcaatttttgGAAAATGAATACGACATATATTACattcatgaaaacattttatatgaATAGGGGTTAGTGATATAATGTTCTTAGATGAAGAGCAATTTGTTACAAGATTAgtaaaaatgtaacttttttgttttttggagagagggtctcactctgttgcccaggctctgtagtgcagtggcacaaacacggctcactgccgcctccacctcctggactcaagcgatcccccaacctcagccttctgagcagttggggctacaggtgtgtgctaccacacccagttaattttttcaatgtttcgtagagacagagtctcaccatgttgcccaggctattacTTTCAATgatacacaaaaaaatacacTTGGATATACGAGGTGTAGCTCAGGGTGAACCAATAGAACTTTCCTGAGTGATGAATATGATTtatatctgtgctgtccaatacagtagccactaccCTTATGTGGCTGCTGTGCAGTTGATATGTGGCTAGTGCAACCAAGCaaaatttttcttgagacagagtcttgccctgttacccaggctggagtgcagtggcgcggagtgcaatctctgcctcctgggctcaagcaattcctgtgcctcatcctccctagtagttgggattacaggcatgcgcctggttaatttttgtatttttagtagagacagggtttcaccatgttttccaggctggtcttgaactcaagcgatccacctgccttggcctcccaaagcgctgggattacaggcgtgagccagccccaagcaactttttatttaattctaattaatttaaatagctgCGTATGGCTAGTAGCTACTATATTGGTCACACAGGTCTTCCATTTGCTGAGAATAAGCAATTAAGAGAAGGCCAGGTTTGGTAGCCAAGAGATCTAAGTCATGTACTATTTCGTTGTTTATCCAATAGTCTATCTACTCTGTTACTGTTATAAGAATGAActaagaggccaggtgcggtggctcacgcctgtaatcccagcactttgggaggcccaggtggggggtcaggagttcaagaccaccctggccagcatggcgaaacctcgtgtctactaaaaatacaaaaattagccagacaggtggtgcatgcctgtaatcccagctactcgggaggctgaaggtgggagaatcgcttgaacctgggaggcagaggttgcagtgagccgagatcacgccattgcactccagcctgggcaacagagcaagactccatctcaaaaaaaaaaaaaaaaatgaactaaggccgggcaagatggctcatgcctgtactcccagcaacttgggatcacttgagcctaggagttcgagacaagcctgggcaacatggtgaaaacccacctccacaaaattaacaaattaaattagtgggtgtggtggcacacacctgtagtcccagctactcaggaggctaaggtgggaggatcccttgagcccaaaagttcaaggctgcagtgagccaggatcgcgccactgcactccagcctaggtgacaaagagaTCATCTcaagcaaaaaagaagaaaacaaagaacttCTTTACACTTGTAGGGGGCACAGTATTAACTTCATCCTATCCCATCCCTTCACATTCTGACTTACAAGTATTCTGCTGATAGAAGAGGAAATTGACCTGTTAGAAAAGCAACAGCAATCACATCCATTCTCAttcatctcaaatattttaagtgcTTTGTACTTTTTCTTGTAAGTTGTTTCCCTCCATCTCCCTTCTATTATTTTGTATGGTGTTCTTGAGACTTCTCCCACTAACCTAATAGCCATTCCACATACtgattttttcttctccttatttttattactattgtttttgtttgtttgagacagggttttgctctctcacccaggatggagtgcagtggtgccataatgactcactgtagcctcaacttactgggctccagcgatcctcctcccacctcagcctcctgagtagctgggaccacaggcatataccactatgcctaatttttttgtattttgtataacgagacggggtttcgttatgttgcccaggctggtcttgaactcctgagctcaagcaatccacccaccttggcttcccaaagtgctgggattacaggcatgagccaccacccctggccctattgagacagggtctcactgtcacccagcctggagtgcagtggtgtgatcataggtcagtgcagcctcagcctcctgagtagctgggactacaggcacacgccaacatgcccagctaatttttttacttttactagagacggagttttaccatgtggCCAAGgctgtctcaatctcctgagctcaagtgatcctcccgccttggcctcccaaagtgccgggattacaggtgtgaactaccatgccTGCACCTCcttaactattattttatttttttgagatagggtcttgccttgtcacccaggctggagtgcagtggcgtgatctcagctcactgcaacctcctcctgctgggctcaagcgactctcctgcctcggcctcccaagtagctgggactacaggagcgtgccaccacacccagctaatttttctattttttgtagagatggggtttcactatgttacccaggctggtctcaaactcctgggctcaagtgatccgcctgcctcagcttcccaaaatgctgggattacaggcgtgagccactgtgcctggccccctccttaattttaaaagtacaagcTAATAAACATTAAGGAAGAGAATGTCCAGATGAGTACAAATAATGCAAGGTAATCAGTGCCTTATTAAGAGTTGCCCAGAATTGCAGTGTAACGTAATACACCTGTAAAATTTGTCAAATTGGTGATGAAGGTTAAAGTTGATTAGAGTAGGGGTAGGGGATGTCTCAGAGGACCATACCGGTACTGTCAGCCAAACCatgacaaggattttttttttcttcctggtagTCATCTTAATTGATGTATAGTATATCTGCTGTTAGCTGCTACAACCTCCCTGAGAAAGCACAGATCATGATAGTAAACTATGTTCATTCTCTGCCAATTCCTCCCCAGTGTTGGAAACAGAAGCCCAGTAGTGAAAGCTACAGCTGCCAGATACTTGCAGTGGAATCACGGGAGCAATCGGAGTTCTTTATAAATGGCAGTAACAACTCACTTGACTTTCCTTCACCTGACACTGTCACCTATCACAACATTGGCCATCAAACTGGTAGAACAACCAGTCCTCTGATTTGGTTTCCTAGAGAAGGCAGTTGTTCAGCTCAATGTTTTGTTAACATCAAGGCTCTTATTCTTGCATTTGAAACCAAACACCTCAATCATTTTGCTTGCACCAGGGTTGGTACAAGAAGGCATGGTCCTTCTTGGGTGAGTATTTTGCATTGTCACAAATACTCTTATTTAGAGAAAACCAACTCTGAAACCCTAAAACTAGTATCTAGTAAAGGAAGAGATTCAGTTCTATCAAGCAATATAGTTTTCAGTCAAGAATGACGCTCTAAGTATAGATTCAGCAGTATAAACATATTACCAAAagcttggatttttatttttatttattcagtttatttttgagatggagtttcactctcgttgcccaggctggagtgcaatggcgcaatctcggctcatcgcaacctctgcctcctgggttcaagcaattctcctgcctcagcctcccaagtagctgggattacaggcatacgccaccacacctggttaattttgtattttttgtttttagtagagacagggtttctccatgttggtcaggctagtctcgaactcccgacctcaggtgaactgcccacctgggcctcccaaagtgctgggaatacaggcgtgagccactgcgcccagctctcGAGTTCTCCTTTCTATTCCTAGATGTGAAGGAGCAAAGAGAAGGAGCCAGAAGCTAGAGGGGGCTGCTTGGTGGAAGCTGTGGTCTTTGCTAAAGGGACACAGACAACCCATGTGACCTGGCAATGGAGAAAGCCAGAGTACTCTAACCATCTTTTCCTTGTGTCTTCTTATCTTCTTTGGATATTACTAATTGGATAAACAGAAGCTGAAGTCAGAGGGCAAGGGAGCCATTCATGCAGTCCATGTGGGTCAGCACCCGCTGGGGTCCACAGTGGGATGAAGACGGGTTCTGAAAGGCAAATGGAAGACATCCAGTATAACCTCTCCCTGAACGTAATTCAAACTACTTACCTATtacagacaaaaatcacatgtatGCTGAAAGTAAAATAACCTGTTTCCAGAATTTCTGGTTGCAAAATTCTGAGTTCTTCAATTAAAACTGCATTTTTCTCAGTCTTTTTGGTGCCCCTGCTTCACTGGTGCCTTAAGCACGTTTGGAGAGCCTGAGGGCAGCCCTGAGCATGGTGCCTGAACTAGGGTACCTCAAAACTAGGGACTGAGGAAGTCTCAAGTTCATTCCTGAATGCTGACTGTAAGAGTCTCTGAGAGAGTTTTGAGAATGTAGAACTGATTTAGAATGAATCTCGGGATTTTTCTGTTAAGATCTATAAATTAGGAATTAAGGAACTGgatttttttgaatttgaaaaatCCTATGATAGTATAACTTTGCATAAGCCTACTGAATGATAGGAAAGTTTTTAGTTTCTTATCAAAGAGAATAAAGTGAATCAGCACATCAGTTTCACATTGACATTTTTATTAACGCCAactgttttttaattgttatttttttttaaaacaatagcaCAAAAATGTTTCAAGGAAGCAGTCTCACAATCTGATGACCTTCTGAAATAGTTAAGCCACACCAAATATGAATTTCTgttaacataaaaaaattttttaagaaaaaaagaaaaagggaaagaagaagggaatGAGATTTAGATTTAAAACTCATTGGATTAAATAGGTGAGGCTTGTTAGTAGGATATACTGTTGAAGCAAACAGTGGCACACACAGGCTTacagtctttgttttttaaaccagTTACCACTAATGTATTAAGCCCTGCAGCAGTTACCACTGACTTTTCGCATGCATAAAATGAACCAGGAGAAGCCAGTGGTGATACTGTTATGAAGAGGTTCAATACCTGGCTTGTCAGACAACTAAGACCATTTTTAGCAGAGTAACTCCTTCAGAAAGGCTGGCTGAagatctttttatttctattgtctCACCTATATGAATTTCAGGGTTCTTACaagtcatctttaaaaagaaaaaaaatgtatatcagTTTCTCTTTATTTAATGTGGCTATGAAAGATGTTTCCTTATTATTTATCTCTAAGAAGGACACCGGGgaatgggggttgggggtggaactaaagggaggaaaaaaaccaGAACAgggtaggttttgtttttttttgttttttgtttttctttttttttttttttttttggctaaggGGTCACACAGaagggaaggcaaggaggaaaatTAAACTACAATCCTTGGTTCAGATTGAGTTATACAGGAATATATCTTCCTGATCAGTCCccgtgccaaaaaaaaaaaaaaaaagccacttggAATTATGCACTGACTCCAACTATGTTATACCAGCTATCAGCCTTTTGTGTTTAACCATTCCCAGGAATGGACACCACCCTTGGCTTATAGGCTGCTTGCAGAACCCACTTCACAAAAATCCTCTTTACCAAGAAGCCTCTAGTTTCCTTTTGGTAGGTTATAAAAACAGAACATCTGTCATTAACAGTAGAGTGTTAAATACTTTTAACCACTGACAAGGCTTCAGAAAGTTTCACAGTTTCGTTATGCTCTATTTTATTACTAtcgtatttacatttttattttttgtttattttttgctgaattgctgattttcctttttcaataGAATTTAATTCTGGAGTGTGAGCAGGAACCAGTTAACTACATTCATTGTCCAACCCCCACTGGTTTGAAAGAAGACTCCAAATTCTTGGCATACGAATCAGCTGTTCGGTAGCTCCACCTTATCCCTGCAGCGAAGCAGCAGAACCGCCAATGGCGGCACCTCAGGATTCACACTGTGGGTGGTGAGACCTTCCACTGAAGGAGGTACTGGTGGATGCTCTCAGCATCTCGCTTTAGCCAAGCAGCATTCAGTAGAATATTTTCACAACACTGCTGGATGGTACgctcagctgaaggagctgggtgACTCTCGAAGAAAGCCTGGTATAAAACAACCCAGAATGCAGGATCATTATTAGCAGTAAGAAGTTAATATTACAGGTTATGAAAAAACACCCACTGGTCTATATGAAGGATGCATAATCTTCAGGCATGAGAATTTACCACTGCCACCCTCAGgctaaaagaaaacaagcaactcCTTGGACCCGAATATAGGAATTCTCCTCTTAAATATTATATGCTTAACAAACTAATCAAAAGTTAATAAAGAGACAGAACCTACTGCCTTTCTTTTAGGCTAATTGTATAGTGGTAAATACAGTCTTTGGACTGAAGACTTGGAACTTGAATCTAGGCTTGGTCATGTACTAGCTTGTGACTGTGAGAAAATTAACTGCtgtaagtctcagttttctcaactatgagaaaatattcaCTCCAGAAGATTAAAGAGACAATCCAtataaacatttgacaaaataccTAGCACAGAGTACTTAAGGATTCAACACATTTTGGCTGCTTCAAATAAAGATTAATTTGTAAGGGATGATAATACAAAGAAGTTTAAATTGCTGCTGTGCCCTAATAACTTAACACctcatggtcttttttttttttttgagacagggtctcactctgttgcccaggctaaagtgcaatgaaacgatcatgactcattgcagcctcaacctcctgggctcaagtaaaccTCCCACCTTAACTTCCTGGGTAGATGGGACCACAAGCGTGCACTCCCAGGCCtaattgtcttttcctttttgtagagatggggtcctaccatgttgcccagactggtcttgaactcttgagctcaagcgatcctcccacctcagcctcccaaaatgctggaattacaggaatccaacatttttaatacagtaaaacaaacaatttctaagtttataatttATCACAATGCTTAATGATTAAAAGTTGAATAAACTTTTCTAATGGAGTACACCTGGTTTCATAGAAAACAAAGCCACTCTTAAACAGCAGCTAGCAAAATGATAGGGCTTTTCCTTTAGTCACCGCAGGTGTGAAAGACAGAATGACTAATCCATCTGATTAAACAGAGACCTTTTAGAAATCAATAACCTTATTTACACAGATGACAATTGCTACTGTTCCAAGGCTCCTAATCATGGTTCAGTTCTCAGGGCCTCAAGTctttttccattccatctcaGTAAGTAGTACCAACATTTACACACCAGAAACCTGGGGAGTATCCTggcttgtttttcttcctctcccagaTACGCTCACAACAGAGAAGccaatcaataaatattgttgaactAATGGTTAACAAATTCAAGCCCCTGAATCTCCATTACTCCGTCTCCTCCACTACTGCCACTACCCTACTGTAAGCTATTCTATCATTCTTGCTGGGAGAGTTAGCTTCCCAACATCTTCTCTTCCCCATTCCAAACTATTACCCACATTGCAGCCAGACTGAAATTTTTATAACACAAATCAGATCAAGGCACCGCCTTGTTTATAAACCATTCGAAGGCTTTCCatttttaggaaatttttttttttttttggagacggagtcttgctctgtcacccaggctggagtgcaatggcacgatctcagctcactgcaacctccacctcccgggctcaagcaattctcctgcctcagcctcccgagtagctgggattagaggcgtgcaccaccgtgtccagctaatttggggtttcaccatgttgcccaggctggtcttgaactcctgacctcaggtgatccacctgcctcggcctcccaaagtgctgagattacagatgtgagctaccatgcccggccatttttaGGAAATTCTTAATATGGCCTCTACAGCCCTGCATGATGtctttctttaaacaaaaacacaagagaTGCTACAGTACATTATCCCAATACTATAATTATAACcaggttattatttttacttactaGATTGAAAAGTGAAGAGTAAACAGTATTTTCCTTACCTTAACCTCTCCAGTCATTTTGTCAACTGCAAATCCCTCAACTGATAGCTGCAAAACAATGGTTTTAAACAGTAAGTGAAACTAAAAGAGGCTGGGAACAAACTTCCATTTACCCTAAAAACAAATCATTCTGTTCTCTGCCAACTTCAGTCTGTTATAAAGGATTTGTGATGGGAGATGGAGAAGTCCTTAAACAAAGCCAGTAACTAtttaaggaaacttttttttttttgagacggagtttcacacttgttgcccaggctggagtgcaatggcctcatctcggctcaccacaacctccgcctcccgggttcaagcgattctcctgcctcagcctcccaagtagctgggattacaggcacacaccaccacgctcagctaatttttgtatttttagtagggacagggtttcaccatgttggccaggatagtctcaaactcccgacctcaggtgatctgcccacctcggcctcccaaagtgctgggattacaggcgtgagccactgcgcctggccacaggAAACATTTAAAGAGCAAAGACCACAATGTATGGGTGTAGTGAATCATGGATGTCACTCAATAATATCCATGATTAGCAAGCTACTCAAAAATTTTCACATACTTTTATTAGTCTAGATATTAAGAATCCTCCCTGGTATCGGTTATAAAGTTCTTCCCAGTTGTCCTTTATGAATTTCCAAGCAGCTTTCCTTCCATGCTTGCTGCCTCCAGCTACTCCACCAATTACTGATACAGTGTCCTGTGGACGTACCTCTTCCTAAAAAACCAAAGAGAGCTAAAAGTCTAGTGTATCAAAAACATATTCTGGTACCAGAAAGTGCAACATGCTGTTGACACTGAAGTAATCACACTGAAGACACTTATTCCTTGTTTTAGGAATAACTGGAACCAGCAGTTCTCAGCAAAGAAGATAATGTTTAACCGAAAGATCAACCAAAATGAGAACGAGGTACTGAGACAGGTTCAGACAGACTGCTCAACAGATACTTGCTTAGGAGCCTATAGGTTTAAGAAAGGAAGAGACACAAAGTAAGCAAAGGCATAAGCCAGTTTCCCAGTTTTCAAGAGTCCCTGTCCTCATAGTTTCCATTCTGGAGAGACAATTTGTTTACTCTCCCAACTATTATGATTCTCGCCACTAGTGGGAGAAAAACAGAAGTCAGTAACAAAAACTCAAGCCAGTTTCTCTGGAAAAGGAAGCTTTAGTTAGGGTTAAGGCAGCTCAAGAGGATCAGAGCTGAGTCAGAGACACTTGTCACAGATGGGCAACGATTCACTTCTAAATGCAGTTTTCACTGTAACTTACTGAAAGTGCAAACGTGAGGACTTTCTGAATCAGGTCAGGCAAGAGAGTAGCGCCAAGGACTCTTTCGATTCGGTTTTTCTCTTCTTGCATATCTGCTTATTTATGAAGCTAcaggaaaaaagataaagataggAAGAGTTAACTCTCCCTTGGATGTTCTGCATATGATTATATGCTTTCTTCCCCAATAAGGTAAAACTTAAGTTCTATATTCTCACTAGGTGAGAATGGCAGGGCATTATATTAACGAAAGAGAATACTTTTCAAGATgctttgggccgggtgcagtggtttacacctgtaatcccagcactttgggaggccgaggcggatggatcacctgaggtcaagagttcgagatcagcctggccaacatggtgaaaccccgtttctactaaaaatacaaaaaaaaaaaaaaaaaaattagccaggtgtggtggtgcccacctgtaatcccagctacttgggaggccaaggcaggagaatcgcttgaacctgggaggttgcagtgagccgagatcgtgccactacactccagcctgggcaagagagcgagactctgtctcaaaaaaaaatatgctttGGCACTAAATTTGTCATCTGCTGTTACAGTAAGTAAATCACTAGATGTAAATGCTACCAGATGAACAGCCTGTCATTAGTTCAGACCAGTTTAACATCAAGATCTAAGAGGTAAAATCTATCATAGCCAAATTCTTTACATTATTGATATCTGGCTAATGTTCTGTGTTAGAAGAACAAACTAATCATTAGTAATCTTATACCAAATCATCAAATtaatttataatagtgaaaaattgaaaatgaatactgtaattacttataaaaatgcattattgaaagttatattttaaaaatatctcataaaCATGTTCTTGTATTTAAGTGAAGAAAGTAGATGAAGCAGAATgatcctaaatttaaaaaaaataaaataaatatatatatatatacatggctgggcacagtggttcacgcctgcaatcctagcactttggaaggctgaggtggaggttgcagtgagcccatatcgtaccactgcactccagtctggacaacagagcaagactgtgtttccaaaaaaaaggggtgggggagaATCCCTGGAAATACATCAAAATGGTAGTGTTAATTAATGATGGTTTCTGATCAGTGGGATTATGCATCTTCACACTTTTTAACTGCAAAAGCAGCACATACTGAATGCAGAATATCTGAAAGACAgagaagcataaagaaaaaaataaaattactactaTATGTACATTGTCAAATCTGGAAAGAGAGCATGTTATACATGCTGTTTTTGCTACCTGCTTTTTAAACTATAGGtaagttttattttcctctttatacTTTTCTAGTCTCTAAATCttccatagtatatatatatataaaatctttttttcataatcagaaacaaaatgttgtaattcttaaaaattagaaCTATAAATGTATAAGACCTATGTCTCCAAGACTCTTTTGATCTTTTCTACCCCTTAAGATTTAACACTGACCAGAGTGTCTGGAGACCTCATCAAagctctcagtttcctcttcctttcgacactttttttttttttttcaataaacagtTTTAATTTGTAAGAagcagagatagggtctcgctatgttgaccaggctggtctctcttttctttttttttttttttttgagatagagtctcgctctgttgcccatgctggagtgcaatggtgttagctcactacaaccacgcctagctaatttttctatttttagtagagccggagtttctccatgttgcccaggctggtctcgaactcctggcctcaagtggtcctcccatcacttgtaatcccaaagggctgggattacaggcatgaaccaccatgcctggcccctttggACTCTGAGTAGCAGTGCAGTAAAATAGATAGGACCTTGGGAGATCTGGGTTCTAGTCCCAGTTTTGCCTCTAACTAGCTGTATGATCTTGACTAAGTCCTTCAtccctctgggtctcagtttccccatgtgtaaaACGAGATGGGTGGATAGATAATTTCTAAGGCCCTTTTCAGCTCCAATATTCAAGGTCTGAACCTCTGGCTTTCAGGAAGCATTTTCCTCCAGAGAACCTGTTATTCTAGTCCACTAGATGGCACTCTAACACCACATTTCAAATATACTATGAATTAATGTTTTTTAACCCTGGCACATTACTCCTAAATTACCATCATAAGACAACCTTCTTCATCTCTTACCAAATGGCTTCTTGAAGAACCATGATTCCGCCTTCATTAGAGCTATTTCCATAGTGAAGCTGATTATTGTGAACTCCCTTGGGTTAAATAAGTGCAAACTCTTAATAAATACACATACTTGTGGAAAATCTTAAAAGTGCCATGACATGAAAATGTCAATGTATCTGCCATGAAATTTTCAGAATCCCTATTTTTTTCCATATCATCACGGActagatgaaaaaaaat
The sequence above is drawn from the Symphalangus syndactylus isolate Jambi chromosome 20, NHGRI_mSymSyn1-v2.1_pri, whole genome shotgun sequence genome and encodes:
- the LOC134735234 gene encoding puromycin-sensitive aminopeptidase-like; protein product: MQEEKNRIERVLGATLLPDLIQKVLTFALSEEVRPQDTVSVIGGVAGGSKHGRKAAWKFIKDNWEELYNRYQGGFLISRLIKLSVEGFAVDKMTGEVKAFFESHPAPSAERTIQQCCENILLNAAWLKRDAESIHQYLLQWKVSPPTV